A window from Drosophila nasuta strain 15112-1781.00 chromosome 3, ASM2355853v1, whole genome shotgun sequence encodes these proteins:
- the LOC132793501 gene encoding homeodomain-interacting protein kinase 2 isoform X1, with translation MKTSHHSHASDFVVVAGSGSGARSSGSVATAAATAHLQPAGHFYSQTQRSNAFAAALDADVKPALKQVSIGISCDLKPIVYLDSETRQPRQRSVIIKQDQQQQQHHQQQQQHRQQQQSLSKSGAAANSKRKRETDCDCGCVDSYNGGSVEIGHGQAAQEAAAQNVVKTAHAKVATSGGHANTQPPSKRSSSGADGDYQLVQHEVLYSLSAEYEVLEFLGRGTFGQVVKCWKRGTSEIVAIKILKNHPSYARQGQIEVSILSRLSQENADEFNFVRAFECFQHKNHTCLVFEMLEQNLYDFLKQNKFSPLPLKYIRPILEQVLTALLKLKQLGLIHADLKPENIMLVDPVRQPYRVKVIDFGSASHVSKTVCNTYLQSRYYRAPEIILGLPFCEAIDMWSLGCVVAELFLGWPLYPGSSEFDQIRYISQTQGLPTEHMLNSASKTSKFFYRDVDSTYPFWRLKTTEEHEAETNTKSKEARKYIFNCLDDIGQVNVPTDLEGGQLLAEKTDRREFIDLLKRMLTIDQERRLTPTEALNHSFTRLTHLVDYVYCNNVKASVQMMEVCRRGDFHTVQPAPTLVTNFVPSSTDNMTFTINNQLTSQVQRLVRDGRPTLAYEGLYQIYGGRNVARQYPQARTDTFQHQLVSNILCPPSYQAMPSPTKHVVVGSATMQPPLQVPPQQYVNVPVPVSMVEPSSGQRMLLTNRVQASGVAWPQTGRQMALVPSWPQNAPAHSLIVDSTPLFNVEEIYPKHHLNLPRNDLKKESPAHHLAKGNSYRVPRHEKKEHQQLSPVKKRVKESSPPHQQRYQRATHVSPQYHAHHNCNYGGGYGAGAAGAVVASSASSASNIVNSSSSSSSHHNHAPVAHAPHGSSSGSSAYNAAGHHIVVNQCSGGSAVGSAGYAPPLHAHQPHVKQPTITIHDTPSPTAVVGDVITISDSEDEGGDVPTSAAVQPIKQRAHAQSQTSSSLMQQQQQQQQQHQQHSSSNCRSSAQPLQHVQHQQQQAVNYGDHDPEDARRRHHAANATTVAASSPKHQQQQQHHHHQHHQQQQQPQQVQPAQQTPHYQPQQPQQQQPQQQQQLQQQPSIKYEPGQSQKKRILAMAQNECNYQPQPQQVQQQQVPQQQAPPPSQPQPVASLPHIPTKQEPAEFYPEYAQQQPPPPQQQLDTKRSSWAASSSGGSAAMPLAHPKREAPSVAPVSYVAPTVAPPLAHSKSSSSSSSSISALAAAAVAASVGPPSWGAPQVYRQPSQPPPASVAAPSQAPAAAPPPHHHHSSHSHHHHHQAGTPLGGSPSSTAAAAMLQPDIYAQGDMYRRPTVYVSQAAPTYAYANRAVVAPPPAHNSSSRQVIPSHPLPAHIQIPTQYSQFGPLSPAQVAASKHAAHFAPTNIWYGAE, from the exons ATTGCGATTGCGGCTGCGTGGACTCGTACAACGGCGGCAGCGTTGAAATTGGTCACGGCCAGGCGGCACAGGAGGCGGCAGCCCAGAACGTAGTCAAAACGGCGCACGCAAAGGTCGCCACATCCGGGGGGCATGCAAATACGCAGCCCCCCAGTAAACGTTCCAGCAGCGGCGCCGATGGTGACTATCAGCTGGTCCAACACGAGGTGCTCTACTCGCTCTCCGCCGAATATGAG GTGCTGGAATTTCTGGGACGCGGCACCTTTGGCCAGGTGGTGAAATGTTGGAAACGCGGCACCTCCGAAATCGTTGCCATCAAGATTCTCAAGAATCATCCATCGTATGCGCGACAGGGACAAATTGAGGTATCAATTTTGTCGCGGCTCAGTCAGGAGAATGCCGATGAGTTTAATTTTGTGCGTGCATTCGAGTGCTTTCAGCACAAGAATCACACCTGCCTGGTCTTTGAGATGCTCGAGCAGAATCTCTACGATTTTctcaagcaaaacaaattctCGCCGCTGCCGCTCAAGTACATACGACCCATCTTAGAGCAG GTGCTGACTGCCCTGTTGAAGCTTAAGCAACTGGGACTGATTCACGCCGATTTGAAGCCGGAGAACATAATGCTGGTTGATCCAGTGCGTCAGCCGTATCGCGTTAAGGTCATCGACTTTGGCAGCGCCTCGCATGTCAGCAAAACTGTTTGCAACACGTATCTGCAATCACGCTACTATCGCGCCCCCGAAATCATCTTGGGTCTGCCCTTCTGCGAGGCCATCGATATGTGGTCTCTCGGCTGCGTCGTCGCCGAACTTTTCCTTGGCTGGCCCCTGTATCCGGGCAGCTCAGAGTTCGATCAGATACGCTACATATCGCAAACGCAAGGTTTGCCCACGGAGCACATGCTGAACAGCGCATCGAAGACGTCGAAGTTCTTTTACCGCGACGTCGACTCGACGTATCCCTTTTGGCGTCTGAAGACCACCGAGGAGCATGAGGCAGAGACGAATACGAAGAGCAAAGAGGCAcgcaaatacattttcaattgtcTCGACGACATTGGCCAGGTGAATGTGCCCACCGATCTGGAGGGTGGCCAACTGCTTGCCGAGAAAACGGATCGACGCGAATTCATTGATCTGCTCAAGCGCATGCTGACCATCGATCAGGAGCGTCGTCTTACGCCGACGGAGGCGTTGAATCACAGCTTCACGAGGCTCACCCATCTGGTTGATTATGTCTACTGCAACAATGTGAAGGCCTCTGTCCAGATGATGGAGGTGTGTCGTCGCGGAGATTTCCACAC AGTGCAACCCGCTCCCACGCTGGTGACCAACTTTGTGCCGAGCAGCACCGACAACATGACCTTCACTATCAACAACCAGCTGACCAGCCAAGTGCAACGCTTGGTACGCGATGGGCGACCAACTTTAGCATACGAGGGACTCTATCAGATCTACGGGGGACGTAATGTGGCACGGCAGTATCCTCAAGCACGCACCGATACGTTCCAGCATCAGCTGGTGTCCAATATACTGTGTCCGCCATCGTACCAAGCGATGCCCAGTCCCACCAAGCATGTGGTTGTGGGCAGTGCCACAATGCAACCGCCATTACAAGTGCCGCCGCAGCAATACGTGAATGTGCCGGTGCCCGTGTCCATGGTGGAGCCGAGCTCTGGGCAGCGCATGCTGCTCACGAATCGTGTGCAGGCAAGCGGCGTGGCATGGCCGCAAACTGGACGCCAGATGGCATTGGTGCCGTCGTGGCCACAAAATGCGCCAGCGCATTCATTGATCGTGGACTCGACGCCGCTGTTCAACGTGGAGGAAATTTATCCGAAGCATCATCTCAACTTGCCACGCAACGATCTCAAAAAGGAGTCGCCGGCGCATCACCTAGC CAAAGGCAACTCTTATCGCGTGCCGCGTCACGAGAAGAAGGAGCATCAGCAGCTGTCGCCAGTGAAGAAGCGCGTCAAGGAGAGCTCGCCGCCGCATCAGCAGCGCTATCAGCGTGCCACACACGTCTCGCCGCAGTATCATGCGCATCACAATTGCAACTATGGCGGCGGCTATGGCGCTGGCGCTGCCGGCGCCGTTGTGGCAAGTTCCGCCAGCTCAGCGAGCA ACATTGTCAACTCGAGCAGCTCTTCGAGTTCGCATCATAATCACGCACCTGTGGCACATGCCCCtcatggcagcagcagcggcagcagcgccTACAATGCCGCCGGTCATCACATTGTGGTGAATCAGTGCAGCGGCGGCTCCGCTGTGGGTTCCGCTGGCTATGCGCCACCTTTGCATGCCCATCAGCCACACGTGAAGCAACCAACGATCACCATACATGACACGCCCTCGCCGACAGCGGTTGTGGGCGATGTCATTACCATTTCGGACAGCGAGGATGAGGGTGGCGATGTGCCCACCAGTGCTGCAGTGCAGCCAATAAAGCAGCGTGCGCATGCGCAGTCCCAAACGAGCAGCAGCCtcatgcagcaacaacagcagcagcagcaacaacatcaacagcattCGAGCAGCAATTGTCGCAGCAGCGCGCAGCCATTGCAACATgtgcaacatcagcagcagcaggcggtTAATTATG GTGATCACGATCCGGAGGATGCACGTCGACGTCATCATGCTGCCAACGCCACAACAGTCGCCGCCAGCAGTCCcaagcatcagcaacagcagcaacatcatcatcatcaacatcatcagcaacagcagcagccacagcaagtGCAACCAGCGCAGCAGACACCGCACTATCAAccgcagcaaccacagcagcagcaaccacaacaacagcagcaactgcaacagcagccgagCATCAAATATGAGCCAGGACAATCGCAAAAGAAACGCATACTGGCCATGGCCCAAAACGAGTGCAACTATCAGCCGCAGCCACaacaagtgcaacagcagcaggtgcCACAGCAACAGGCGCCGCCTCCATCGCAGCCACAGCCGGTGGCCAGCTTGCCGCATATACCAACCAAGCAGGAGCCCGCCGAATTCTATCCGGAGtacgcacagcagcagccaccgccaccgcagCAACAGCTCGATACGAAGCGCAGCAGCTGGGCAGCCAGCTCAAGTGGCGGTTCAGCAGCCATGCCCCTGGCGCATCCTAAGCGTGAGGCACCTTCGGTTGCCCCTGTGAGCTATGTGGCACCAACTGTGGCTCCACCTTTGGCGCACTCCAAGAGCAGCTCGagttcgtcgtcgtcgatcAGCGCTTTGGCTGCTGCCGCCGTGGCTGCCAGCGTTGGTCCGCCGTCGTGGGGCGCCCCTCAAGTGTATCGCCAGCCATCGCAACCGCCGCCGGCGAGCGTGGCGGCACCGTCTCAGGCGCCGGCAGCTGCACCGCCgccgcatcatcatcacagcagccacagtcaccatcatcatcatcaggcGGGTACGCCGCTGGGCGGCTCACCGTCATCGACAGCCGCTGCGGCGATGCTGCAGCCGGATATCTACGCACAGGGCGACATGTATCGTCGTCCCACCGTCTATGTGTCCCAGGCCGCGCCCACTTACGCCTATGCGAATCGAGCGGTCGTTGCACCGCCGCCAGCACACAATAGCTCCAGTCGACAG GTTATACCATCGCATCCTTTGCCGGCTCACATCCAGATACCGACGCAATACAGCCAGTTTGGACCGTTGAGTCCCGCCCAGGTAGCTGCCAGCAAGCATGCGGCGCACTTTGCGCCAACTAATATATGGTATGGTGCTGAGTAG
- the LOC132793501 gene encoding homeodomain-interacting protein kinase 2 isoform X2, translating to MLYLFINSLRFKPNAFKMIALGYRQQYAIICIDCDCGCVDSYNGGSVEIGHGQAAQEAAAQNVVKTAHAKVATSGGHANTQPPSKRSSSGADGDYQLVQHEVLYSLSAEYEVLEFLGRGTFGQVVKCWKRGTSEIVAIKILKNHPSYARQGQIEVSILSRLSQENADEFNFVRAFECFQHKNHTCLVFEMLEQNLYDFLKQNKFSPLPLKYIRPILEQVLTALLKLKQLGLIHADLKPENIMLVDPVRQPYRVKVIDFGSASHVSKTVCNTYLQSRYYRAPEIILGLPFCEAIDMWSLGCVVAELFLGWPLYPGSSEFDQIRYISQTQGLPTEHMLNSASKTSKFFYRDVDSTYPFWRLKTTEEHEAETNTKSKEARKYIFNCLDDIGQVNVPTDLEGGQLLAEKTDRREFIDLLKRMLTIDQERRLTPTEALNHSFTRLTHLVDYVYCNNVKASVQMMEVCRRGDFHTVQPAPTLVTNFVPSSTDNMTFTINNQLTSQVQRLVRDGRPTLAYEGLYQIYGGRNVARQYPQARTDTFQHQLVSNILCPPSYQAMPSPTKHVVVGSATMQPPLQVPPQQYVNVPVPVSMVEPSSGQRMLLTNRVQASGVAWPQTGRQMALVPSWPQNAPAHSLIVDSTPLFNVEEIYPKHHLNLPRNDLKKESPAHHLAKGNSYRVPRHEKKEHQQLSPVKKRVKESSPPHQQRYQRATHVSPQYHAHHNCNYGGGYGAGAAGAVVASSASSASNIVNSSSSSSSHHNHAPVAHAPHGSSSGSSAYNAAGHHIVVNQCSGGSAVGSAGYAPPLHAHQPHVKQPTITIHDTPSPTAVVGDVITISDSEDEGGDVPTSAAVQPIKQRAHAQSQTSSSLMQQQQQQQQQHQQHSSSNCRSSAQPLQHVQHQQQQAVNYGDHDPEDARRRHHAANATTVAASSPKHQQQQQHHHHQHHQQQQQPQQVQPAQQTPHYQPQQPQQQQPQQQQQLQQQPSIKYEPGQSQKKRILAMAQNECNYQPQPQQVQQQQVPQQQAPPPSQPQPVASLPHIPTKQEPAEFYPEYAQQQPPPPQQQLDTKRSSWAASSSGGSAAMPLAHPKREAPSVAPVSYVAPTVAPPLAHSKSSSSSSSSISALAAAAVAASVGPPSWGAPQVYRQPSQPPPASVAAPSQAPAAAPPPHHHHSSHSHHHHHQAGTPLGGSPSSTAAAAMLQPDIYAQGDMYRRPTVYVSQAAPTYAYANRAVVAPPPAHNSSSRQVIPSHPLPAHIQIPTQYSQFGPLSPAQVAASKHAAHFAPTNIWYGAE from the exons atgttatatttatttatcaattcaCTACGATTCAAACCGAATGCATTCAAGATGATTGCTCTTGGATATCGGCAACAATATGCCATCATTTGCATag ATTGCGATTGCGGCTGCGTGGACTCGTACAACGGCGGCAGCGTTGAAATTGGTCACGGCCAGGCGGCACAGGAGGCGGCAGCCCAGAACGTAGTCAAAACGGCGCACGCAAAGGTCGCCACATCCGGGGGGCATGCAAATACGCAGCCCCCCAGTAAACGTTCCAGCAGCGGCGCCGATGGTGACTATCAGCTGGTCCAACACGAGGTGCTCTACTCGCTCTCCGCCGAATATGAG GTGCTGGAATTTCTGGGACGCGGCACCTTTGGCCAGGTGGTGAAATGTTGGAAACGCGGCACCTCCGAAATCGTTGCCATCAAGATTCTCAAGAATCATCCATCGTATGCGCGACAGGGACAAATTGAGGTATCAATTTTGTCGCGGCTCAGTCAGGAGAATGCCGATGAGTTTAATTTTGTGCGTGCATTCGAGTGCTTTCAGCACAAGAATCACACCTGCCTGGTCTTTGAGATGCTCGAGCAGAATCTCTACGATTTTctcaagcaaaacaaattctCGCCGCTGCCGCTCAAGTACATACGACCCATCTTAGAGCAG GTGCTGACTGCCCTGTTGAAGCTTAAGCAACTGGGACTGATTCACGCCGATTTGAAGCCGGAGAACATAATGCTGGTTGATCCAGTGCGTCAGCCGTATCGCGTTAAGGTCATCGACTTTGGCAGCGCCTCGCATGTCAGCAAAACTGTTTGCAACACGTATCTGCAATCACGCTACTATCGCGCCCCCGAAATCATCTTGGGTCTGCCCTTCTGCGAGGCCATCGATATGTGGTCTCTCGGCTGCGTCGTCGCCGAACTTTTCCTTGGCTGGCCCCTGTATCCGGGCAGCTCAGAGTTCGATCAGATACGCTACATATCGCAAACGCAAGGTTTGCCCACGGAGCACATGCTGAACAGCGCATCGAAGACGTCGAAGTTCTTTTACCGCGACGTCGACTCGACGTATCCCTTTTGGCGTCTGAAGACCACCGAGGAGCATGAGGCAGAGACGAATACGAAGAGCAAAGAGGCAcgcaaatacattttcaattgtcTCGACGACATTGGCCAGGTGAATGTGCCCACCGATCTGGAGGGTGGCCAACTGCTTGCCGAGAAAACGGATCGACGCGAATTCATTGATCTGCTCAAGCGCATGCTGACCATCGATCAGGAGCGTCGTCTTACGCCGACGGAGGCGTTGAATCACAGCTTCACGAGGCTCACCCATCTGGTTGATTATGTCTACTGCAACAATGTGAAGGCCTCTGTCCAGATGATGGAGGTGTGTCGTCGCGGAGATTTCCACAC AGTGCAACCCGCTCCCACGCTGGTGACCAACTTTGTGCCGAGCAGCACCGACAACATGACCTTCACTATCAACAACCAGCTGACCAGCCAAGTGCAACGCTTGGTACGCGATGGGCGACCAACTTTAGCATACGAGGGACTCTATCAGATCTACGGGGGACGTAATGTGGCACGGCAGTATCCTCAAGCACGCACCGATACGTTCCAGCATCAGCTGGTGTCCAATATACTGTGTCCGCCATCGTACCAAGCGATGCCCAGTCCCACCAAGCATGTGGTTGTGGGCAGTGCCACAATGCAACCGCCATTACAAGTGCCGCCGCAGCAATACGTGAATGTGCCGGTGCCCGTGTCCATGGTGGAGCCGAGCTCTGGGCAGCGCATGCTGCTCACGAATCGTGTGCAGGCAAGCGGCGTGGCATGGCCGCAAACTGGACGCCAGATGGCATTGGTGCCGTCGTGGCCACAAAATGCGCCAGCGCATTCATTGATCGTGGACTCGACGCCGCTGTTCAACGTGGAGGAAATTTATCCGAAGCATCATCTCAACTTGCCACGCAACGATCTCAAAAAGGAGTCGCCGGCGCATCACCTAGC CAAAGGCAACTCTTATCGCGTGCCGCGTCACGAGAAGAAGGAGCATCAGCAGCTGTCGCCAGTGAAGAAGCGCGTCAAGGAGAGCTCGCCGCCGCATCAGCAGCGCTATCAGCGTGCCACACACGTCTCGCCGCAGTATCATGCGCATCACAATTGCAACTATGGCGGCGGCTATGGCGCTGGCGCTGCCGGCGCCGTTGTGGCAAGTTCCGCCAGCTCAGCGAGCA ACATTGTCAACTCGAGCAGCTCTTCGAGTTCGCATCATAATCACGCACCTGTGGCACATGCCCCtcatggcagcagcagcggcagcagcgccTACAATGCCGCCGGTCATCACATTGTGGTGAATCAGTGCAGCGGCGGCTCCGCTGTGGGTTCCGCTGGCTATGCGCCACCTTTGCATGCCCATCAGCCACACGTGAAGCAACCAACGATCACCATACATGACACGCCCTCGCCGACAGCGGTTGTGGGCGATGTCATTACCATTTCGGACAGCGAGGATGAGGGTGGCGATGTGCCCACCAGTGCTGCAGTGCAGCCAATAAAGCAGCGTGCGCATGCGCAGTCCCAAACGAGCAGCAGCCtcatgcagcaacaacagcagcagcagcaacaacatcaacagcattCGAGCAGCAATTGTCGCAGCAGCGCGCAGCCATTGCAACATgtgcaacatcagcagcagcaggcggtTAATTATG GTGATCACGATCCGGAGGATGCACGTCGACGTCATCATGCTGCCAACGCCACAACAGTCGCCGCCAGCAGTCCcaagcatcagcaacagcagcaacatcatcatcatcaacatcatcagcaacagcagcagccacagcaagtGCAACCAGCGCAGCAGACACCGCACTATCAAccgcagcaaccacagcagcagcaaccacaacaacagcagcaactgcaacagcagccgagCATCAAATATGAGCCAGGACAATCGCAAAAGAAACGCATACTGGCCATGGCCCAAAACGAGTGCAACTATCAGCCGCAGCCACaacaagtgcaacagcagcaggtgcCACAGCAACAGGCGCCGCCTCCATCGCAGCCACAGCCGGTGGCCAGCTTGCCGCATATACCAACCAAGCAGGAGCCCGCCGAATTCTATCCGGAGtacgcacagcagcagccaccgccaccgcagCAACAGCTCGATACGAAGCGCAGCAGCTGGGCAGCCAGCTCAAGTGGCGGTTCAGCAGCCATGCCCCTGGCGCATCCTAAGCGTGAGGCACCTTCGGTTGCCCCTGTGAGCTATGTGGCACCAACTGTGGCTCCACCTTTGGCGCACTCCAAGAGCAGCTCGagttcgtcgtcgtcgatcAGCGCTTTGGCTGCTGCCGCCGTGGCTGCCAGCGTTGGTCCGCCGTCGTGGGGCGCCCCTCAAGTGTATCGCCAGCCATCGCAACCGCCGCCGGCGAGCGTGGCGGCACCGTCTCAGGCGCCGGCAGCTGCACCGCCgccgcatcatcatcacagcagccacagtcaccatcatcatcatcaggcGGGTACGCCGCTGGGCGGCTCACCGTCATCGACAGCCGCTGCGGCGATGCTGCAGCCGGATATCTACGCACAGGGCGACATGTATCGTCGTCCCACCGTCTATGTGTCCCAGGCCGCGCCCACTTACGCCTATGCGAATCGAGCGGTCGTTGCACCGCCGCCAGCACACAATAGCTCCAGTCGACAG GTTATACCATCGCATCCTTTGCCGGCTCACATCCAGATACCGACGCAATACAGCCAGTTTGGACCGTTGAGTCCCGCCCAGGTAGCTGCCAGCAAGCATGCGGCGCACTTTGCGCCAACTAATATATGGTATGGTGCTGAGTAG